One Chitinophaga sp. H8 DNA window includes the following coding sequences:
- a CDS encoding Dabb family protein → MYQATDKKFVHVVNFYLKPGLSAEDIKLFEDGVNSLGTIESLIVFNLGKPADTDRPVIDRSYSYCELTVFKDKAGHDIYQEHPVHKAFVKNCQHLWEKVVIFDSETI, encoded by the coding sequence ATGTACCAGGCCACTGACAAAAAATTTGTACACGTCGTTAATTTTTACCTGAAGCCCGGCTTGTCTGCCGAAGATATCAAACTATTTGAGGATGGTGTAAACTCACTGGGCACTATAGAGAGCCTGATTGTATTTAATCTGGGCAAACCGGCAGATACAGATCGTCCGGTAATTGACAGAAGCTACAGTTATTGTGAGCTCACTGTATTTAAAGACAAAGCAGGACATGATATTTACCAGGAACATCCTGTGCATAAAGCATTTGTTAAGAACTGCCAGCATCTGTGGGAGAAGGTAGTTATATTCGATTCTGAAACTATTTGA
- a CDS encoding FtsX-like permease family protein, whose translation MKPFFQLLKKIIQTGVGKSRFLMASVGLGIAMLLILIAIQTHTNFDQLLHSQQNQNESADFLVLNKKITNAMMGQTDKSMFTPEEIAAIKQQDFVQAFGFITSNQFKVTAAAPGDLHFYTDMFFESVSNEFIDIKNDDWKWSVGDGIIPIILPNDFLNLYNFGFALSQDLPQLSQETVKALPMKITISKGLMTQEFTGRIVGFSDRISSFLVPETFMQWANEKFGSGVAASPSRVIIKTKDPANPALVKFLDDHGYTTNQDKIKYSKTKLIVQTIVSVVGFFGLILLLFALLVFSMFIQLVIASCKREIQLLVTLGTAPDQLKRYLLRQFIPLYIVIGIISLVLVTVLQWWAATALAAHQMQVSFLPGIGTFAGALLILLLVYVVNVYNVRKYVMQQG comes from the coding sequence ATGAAACCTTTTTTTCAGCTACTTAAAAAGATTATACAAACAGGTGTGGGCAAAAGCCGGTTCCTGATGGCATCCGTAGGCCTGGGCATTGCGATGCTCCTCATCCTGATTGCGATACAAACCCATACCAATTTTGACCAGCTGTTACATAGCCAGCAAAATCAGAATGAAAGTGCGGACTTCCTGGTGCTCAATAAAAAGATTACCAATGCGATGATGGGGCAAACGGATAAAAGCATGTTTACTCCGGAAGAGATCGCGGCCATTAAACAGCAGGACTTTGTACAGGCATTTGGATTTATTACCTCCAACCAGTTTAAAGTAACCGCTGCTGCTCCCGGTGATCTGCATTTCTATACCGATATGTTTTTTGAGTCTGTATCCAATGAGTTCATTGATATAAAAAATGACGACTGGAAGTGGAGTGTTGGAGATGGTATTATTCCTATTATCCTGCCTAACGACTTCTTAAACCTGTATAATTTTGGTTTTGCATTGAGTCAGGACTTACCACAGCTATCGCAGGAAACGGTAAAGGCATTGCCGATGAAGATCACTATCTCAAAGGGGTTGATGACACAGGAATTTACCGGCAGGATCGTAGGTTTTTCGGATCGTATTTCCTCCTTCCTTGTTCCGGAAACGTTTATGCAATGGGCCAATGAAAAGTTTGGCAGTGGCGTAGCGGCCTCTCCTTCCCGGGTGATCATTAAAACCAAGGACCCCGCCAACCCCGCCCTGGTAAAGTTCCTGGATGATCATGGATATACCACCAATCAGGATAAGATCAAATACAGCAAAACAAAACTGATTGTACAAACGATCGTTTCTGTAGTAGGATTTTTCGGGTTGATACTGTTGTTGTTTGCCCTGTTGGTATTCAGTATGTTTATACAGTTGGTGATAGCTTCCTGCAAGCGGGAAATACAGCTACTCGTTACCTTAGGCACCGCGCCGGACCAGCTAAAGCGGTATTTATTAAGACAATTTATTCCCTTATATATTGTAATAGGGATTATCTCCCTGGTGTTGGTAACGGTATTGCAATGGTGGGCTGCCACTGCGTTAGCTGCACACCAGATGCAGGTATCCTTCCTGCCGGGAATAGGTACATTTGCCGGTGCCCTGCTTATTTTATTACTGGTATATGTGGTCAATGTTTATAACGTCCGGAAGTATGTGATGCAACAGGGCTAA
- a CDS encoding ATP-binding cassette domain-containing protein — translation MQIELQQLVPVPLRDKLLQRDSGIWNKHVTFTPGSFIKIKAPSGTGKTTLVHYLYHIRYDYTGSVLIDGKPWTDYNKNSIAQIRQQQVSVIFQDLRLFEQLTALENIELKRVMNSTPFCSAEKVQKMAAQLNVTHILQQSGKTLSYGERQRIAIIRALVQPFEWLFMDEPFSHLDEDNTQRAAALIAAECKARNAGFILTDLDNDHHFDYDAHYQL, via the coding sequence ATGCAAATTGAGCTACAACAACTGGTACCTGTTCCTTTACGCGATAAGCTATTGCAACGGGATTCCGGCATTTGGAATAAGCATGTAACATTTACGCCGGGCAGTTTTATAAAGATCAAGGCACCTTCCGGTACCGGCAAAACCACGCTGGTGCATTACCTCTATCATATACGCTATGATTATACAGGATCTGTACTGATAGACGGTAAGCCATGGACGGATTATAATAAGAACAGCATTGCACAGATCCGCCAGCAGCAGGTAAGTGTGATTTTCCAGGACCTGCGCCTGTTTGAACAGCTCACCGCACTGGAAAATATTGAACTGAAAAGGGTCATGAACAGCACTCCTTTTTGCAGTGCTGAAAAGGTGCAGAAGATGGCTGCTCAGCTGAATGTAACCCATATCCTGCAGCAAAGCGGTAAAACCCTTTCGTATGGAGAACGGCAGCGTATTGCTATCATCCGTGCACTGGTACAGCCTTTTGAATGGTTGTTCATGGATGAGCCTTTCAGCCATCTGGATGAGGATAATACGCAACGGGCAGCAGCACTCATAGCAGCTGAATGCAAGGCGAGGAATGCCGGCTTTATTTTAACAGACCTGGATAATGACCATCATTTTGATTATGATGCGCATTATCAACTTTAA
- a CDS encoding DUF4836 family protein, with amino-acid sequence MKRTISKVLLTAVTAAVMLTACSKQPEQTKHIPKTAGVVVGLNAKQLSQKLITNGITMDKLFTTLQSPADTANAAMKAWKDAENSGVDLTNNFFAAFVFNSNSAKETAGNGAKSYVSITGSLKDESKFEAYLKQNVPNFSLKTQGDFKYIWEAKEGAIVGWNKGTVIYLRPFDANNVSRHNPLGVPDSDDYNEEEAPPAEEEPAVDSAVAAPAAVVAVADDATEKTWAAELDYLFHLKKEESAGSLDAFTDVMKKGTDMTMFVNPEAIYSGQLTAMVPANVKKLMEGCYYAGTLNFENGKVQMNGLSYVGKQMADIYKKYDKAELDLSMLTKYPSENVTGFLAYGFDFRMIGDIVKATGMDGLANMAMAKSGLTLDDVLNAFKGELVYVASDFAISKVPNEYFPEDSVTKPTSKWVFSLKVGDKAAFEKVITSPMLKEMFVKEGNEYKMAQQFPGMPALSITDKFVTAASDTALLVQYMAGTGKIKLENGIESKIKGNALGAYVNFEKLATSIPENEVPEDGKPLMLKAKSLLKDLTAVAHTFNGKTQESEVVINFKNQTENSLVQLINLGTEAAKYFKEKEAKEAGEATVVDSAAATTVDAH; translated from the coding sequence ATGAAAAGAACAATTTCCAAAGTTTTGTTAACCGCTGTAACGGCAGCGGTGATGCTGACTGCCTGTTCGAAACAACCCGAACAAACAAAGCATATTCCTAAAACCGCAGGAGTAGTGGTTGGCCTGAATGCCAAACAACTAAGCCAGAAGCTGATTACCAATGGTATTACCATGGATAAGCTGTTTACTACTTTGCAATCTCCGGCTGATACTGCCAATGCAGCGATGAAAGCCTGGAAGGATGCGGAGAATTCTGGTGTGGACCTGACCAATAACTTCTTTGCTGCTTTTGTATTTAACAGCAACAGCGCAAAAGAAACTGCTGGTAATGGTGCCAAATCTTATGTAAGTATTACCGGTAGTTTAAAAGATGAGTCTAAATTTGAGGCTTATCTGAAACAGAACGTACCTAATTTTTCCCTGAAAACACAGGGCGATTTTAAGTATATCTGGGAAGCTAAAGAAGGAGCTATCGTTGGTTGGAATAAAGGAACTGTGATTTACCTGCGTCCTTTTGATGCCAACAACGTGAGCAGGCATAATCCTCTGGGCGTACCGGATTCAGATGATTATAATGAGGAGGAAGCCCCCCCCGCAGAAGAAGAACCTGCAGTGGATAGTGCTGTTGCAGCACCTGCTGCCGTAGTAGCTGTAGCAGATGATGCTACTGAAAAAACCTGGGCAGCTGAACTGGATTATCTGTTTCACCTGAAAAAAGAAGAAAGTGCAGGGTCACTGGATGCTTTTACAGATGTGATGAAAAAGGGTACAGACATGACCATGTTTGTTAATCCGGAAGCTATCTACAGTGGCCAGCTGACCGCTATGGTGCCTGCCAATGTAAAGAAACTGATGGAAGGTTGTTATTATGCCGGTACCCTGAACTTCGAAAACGGTAAAGTACAGATGAACGGCTTGTCTTATGTAGGCAAACAAATGGCTGATATCTATAAAAAGTACGATAAGGCAGAACTGGACCTCAGCATGCTGACCAAATACCCTTCAGAAAACGTGACCGGCTTTCTGGCTTATGGTTTTGATTTCCGTATGATCGGGGATATTGTGAAAGCTACCGGTATGGATGGCCTGGCTAATATGGCGATGGCTAAATCCGGTCTGACCCTGGATGACGTACTGAACGCATTTAAAGGAGAACTGGTATATGTAGCTTCTGATTTTGCCATCAGCAAGGTACCGAATGAATATTTCCCGGAAGATTCTGTTACCAAACCTACTTCTAAATGGGTATTCAGCCTGAAAGTAGGCGACAAGGCAGCATTTGAAAAAGTGATCACTTCTCCTATGCTGAAAGAGATGTTTGTAAAAGAAGGTAACGAATACAAAATGGCCCAGCAGTTTCCTGGTATGCCGGCACTGTCTATCACCGACAAGTTTGTAACAGCAGCTTCTGACACTGCTTTACTGGTGCAATATATGGCAGGTACCGGCAAAATCAAGCTGGAAAACGGCATAGAAAGCAAGATCAAAGGCAATGCACTGGGTGCATATGTGAACTTTGAAAAACTGGCTACCAGCATTCCTGAAAATGAAGTGCCTGAAGATGGTAAACCATTAATGCTGAAAGCTAAAAGCCTGTTGAAAGACCTGACAGCTGTAGCCCATACCTTTAATGGTAAAACACAGGAATCAGAGGTGGTGATCAACTTTAAGAACCAAACTGAAAACAGTCTGGTACAGTTGATCAACCTGGGTACTGAAGCGGCTAAATACTTTAAGGAAAAAGAAGCGAAGGAAGCAGGGGAAGCTACAGTAGTTGATTCTGCTGCAGCTACTACAGTAGATGCGCACTAA
- a CDS encoding YciI family protein: MFLILLQYIRPVAAIEHYMEEHRAFLEKYYKCGKFIFSGRRKPKSGSLILCKASSRKEVEEIMAEDPLDKYHLTLFEIIEFEPTSYVHELEHYFS; this comes from the coding sequence ATGTTCCTGATTCTCTTACAATACATTCGCCCTGTTGCGGCTATAGAGCACTATATGGAGGAGCACCGTGCTTTCCTCGAAAAATATTATAAATGTGGTAAGTTCATCTTTTCCGGACGCAGAAAACCCAAATCCGGTTCACTCATCCTTTGTAAGGCTTCCAGCAGAAAAGAAGTTGAGGAAATCATGGCAGAAGATCCGCTGGATAAATACCATCTCACCCTCTTTGAGATCATTGAATTTGAGCCTACCTCCTATGTACATGAGCTGGAACACTACTTTTCCTGA
- a CDS encoding SRPBCC family protein, producing MKMLKILAWIIGILLVLFVVLILVAPVTMHVERTVAIKAPAPVVWEHIVKFEKFNEWNTWRKADPAAQYTTSGEDGTVGAVNSWKGEKIGEGKLEHLALEPYTSIRQRLTFVKPWQSEAAVFFKLEEAGGNTHVTWGFDAAYSRPMNVMGLFMEGALEKDFDEGLRNLKRIAEADTTQPE from the coding sequence ATGAAAATGCTGAAAATACTGGCCTGGATCATAGGTATACTTCTGGTATTATTTGTGGTCCTGATATTGGTAGCACCAGTAACGATGCATGTAGAGCGTACTGTAGCCATTAAAGCTCCGGCCCCCGTTGTATGGGAGCATATTGTAAAATTCGAGAAATTTAATGAGTGGAATACCTGGCGAAAGGCTGATCCTGCTGCGCAATATACGACCAGCGGGGAGGATGGCACTGTTGGGGCGGTTAATTCCTGGAAGGGAGAGAAGATAGGAGAAGGAAAGCTCGAACACCTGGCATTGGAGCCGTATACCAGTATACGGCAACGGCTTACCTTTGTAAAGCCCTGGCAATCAGAAGCCGCTGTGTTTTTTAAACTGGAAGAAGCAGGTGGCAATACGCATGTTACCTGGGGGTTTGACGCTGCCTATTCCCGCCCGATGAATGTGATGGGGTTATTTATGGAAGGTGCCCTGGAGAAAGATTTTGATGAAGGACTGCGTAATCTTAAAAGGATCGCGGAGGCGGATACTACCCAACCGGAGTAA
- the msrB gene encoding peptide-methionine (R)-S-oxide reductase MsrB: MEEEKKQREGYSRTDTGKVNLSEEEWKRILPKEVYNIAREKGTEWAFTGKYWNSKEKGTYYCAACGNPLFVSDAKFESSCGWPSFFQPITKTSVIYAPDNAHGMHRTEVMCGRCKAHLGHVFDDGPPPTGLRYCINSVILDFDKAQDAEKNYKDKEKQ; this comes from the coding sequence ATGGAAGAAGAAAAAAAGCAGCGTGAAGGTTACTCCCGAACGGACACGGGGAAGGTAAACTTATCGGAGGAAGAGTGGAAGCGTATTTTACCTAAGGAGGTATACAACATAGCCCGTGAAAAAGGAACGGAATGGGCTTTTACCGGGAAATACTGGAATAGTAAAGAGAAAGGCACTTATTATTGTGCGGCTTGCGGTAATCCTTTGTTTGTTTCGGATGCCAAGTTTGAAAGCAGCTGTGGCTGGCCCAGTTTTTTTCAGCCTATTACCAAAACCAGTGTGATCTATGCACCGGACAATGCACATGGCATGCACCGTACAGAAGTGATGTGTGGCCGTTGCAAAGCACACCTGGGACATGTATTTGATGACGGACCCCCACCTACAGGGTTACGTTACTGCATTAATTCTGTGATCCTGGATTTTGACAAGGCACAGGATGCTGAAAAAAACTATAAAGACAAGGAGAAACAATAG
- the mutL gene encoding DNA mismatch repair endonuclease MutL yields MADIINLLPDNIANQIAAGEVIQRPSSAVKELLENAIDAGATEIQLIIKDAGKELVQVIDNGGGMSETDARMCFERHATSKIQSIEDLFQIRTMGFRGEALASIAAVAQVEMKTRKTGTELGTYIEIDNSAVKIQEPCQTAEGTSIAMKNLFFNVPARRNFLKSNAAEMRHIVDEFIRIALAYPQLQFVLTSNNQQLFHFEKGSLKQRIIAILGPHYNARLVTVKETTDYMDVYGFVGKPETAKKTRGDQFFFVNNRFIKSPYLHHAVMNAFKDLIPVDSFPLYVLFIDLDPAHVDINVHPTKQEIKFDDEKVMYAFVQSAVKHALAQFNVTPTLDFDLDPGIQQLDAVNKPFTEAQQNLSTHTSLYKTFSQANQAHMIDKSTNSSNLRHWKDLYEGGNSDRYTQEQPHLEHPDTVSKPAPAYDSQPQSTASVIDERWQDTAVDQKVPVQVHQQYILSQIKSGFILIDQQAAHERILYERYQRALQESPMPTQQSLFPQTLHLQPVDAAVISEMLPDLQLLGYDLEPFGNHTFIVRGTPADLQHNNEQASIEGLLEQFKHFSNELKINKREQLVRSMARNNAIAAGKVLAPREMQNIIDELFACSMPNVSPGGKFTFISFKLTDLARMFERGQ; encoded by the coding sequence GTGGCGGATATCATCAATTTATTACCAGACAATATAGCAAACCAGATAGCAGCAGGGGAAGTGATACAGCGGCCATCTTCGGCGGTGAAAGAGCTCCTGGAAAATGCTATTGATGCTGGTGCAACTGAAATTCAACTGATTATAAAAGACGCGGGCAAAGAGCTGGTGCAGGTAATTGACAACGGCGGCGGTATGAGCGAAACAGATGCCCGCATGTGCTTTGAAAGGCATGCTACCTCCAAAATACAGTCCATCGAAGACCTTTTCCAAATCCGGACCATGGGTTTCCGCGGCGAAGCCCTCGCTTCTATTGCGGCGGTTGCCCAGGTGGAAATGAAAACCCGGAAAACAGGTACCGAACTGGGCACTTACATCGAAATAGATAACAGTGCGGTAAAAATACAGGAACCTTGCCAAACAGCCGAAGGTACCAGTATTGCCATGAAGAACCTGTTCTTTAATGTGCCCGCCCGCCGGAACTTCCTCAAAAGCAATGCCGCAGAAATGCGCCATATCGTTGACGAATTTATCCGCATTGCCCTCGCATATCCACAATTGCAGTTTGTACTTACCAGCAACAACCAGCAACTGTTTCACTTTGAAAAAGGCTCCCTGAAGCAACGTATCATTGCTATCCTGGGCCCCCACTATAATGCCCGCCTGGTTACCGTAAAGGAAACTACCGACTACATGGATGTATATGGGTTTGTAGGCAAACCTGAAACAGCTAAAAAAACCCGCGGCGATCAGTTCTTTTTCGTAAATAACCGCTTTATCAAAAGCCCTTACCTGCATCATGCTGTCATGAACGCTTTTAAGGACCTCATCCCTGTTGATAGCTTCCCGTTATATGTATTGTTCATAGACCTGGACCCTGCACACGTGGATATTAACGTACATCCTACCAAACAGGAAATCAAGTTTGACGACGAAAAGGTGATGTACGCGTTCGTACAGTCTGCAGTTAAGCATGCCCTGGCACAATTCAATGTAACGCCTACACTGGATTTTGACCTGGACCCCGGTATCCAGCAACTGGATGCGGTAAACAAACCTTTTACGGAAGCACAGCAAAACCTGTCTACCCACACCTCGTTATATAAAACCTTTTCCCAGGCCAACCAGGCCCACATGATCGACAAAAGCACCAACAGCAGCAATCTCCGCCATTGGAAAGACCTGTATGAAGGAGGCAACAGCGACCGCTATACGCAGGAACAGCCACACCTGGAACATCCGGATACCGTGAGCAAACCCGCACCGGCATACGACAGCCAACCACAGTCTACTGCTTCTGTAATAGACGAACGCTGGCAGGATACCGCGGTAGATCAGAAAGTGCCGGTACAGGTGCATCAACAATATATCCTGTCCCAGATCAAATCAGGCTTTATCCTGATCGATCAGCAGGCGGCGCATGAAAGGATTCTTTATGAACGCTACCAACGCGCTTTACAGGAAAGCCCCATGCCTACCCAGCAAAGCCTGTTTCCACAAACCCTGCACCTGCAACCCGTGGATGCTGCCGTGATCAGCGAAATGCTGCCCGACCTCCAGCTGCTGGGCTACGACCTGGAACCTTTTGGCAACCATACTTTCATCGTAAGGGGTACGCCTGCCGACCTGCAGCATAATAATGAACAGGCTAGTATTGAAGGATTACTGGAACAGTTCAAGCACTTCAGCAATGAACTGAAAATAAATAAACGGGAACAACTGGTACGCTCCATGGCACGCAATAATGCCATTGCTGCGGGCAAAGTACTGGCCCCCCGCGAAATGCAGAACATCATCGACGAACTCTTTGCCTGCAGCATGCCCAATGTGTCGCCAGGCGGTAAATTCACCTTTATTTCTTTTAAACTGACAGACCTGGCCCGCATGTTTGAAAGAGGCCAGTAA
- a CDS encoding Dabb family protein, giving the protein MKNVWITAVMIIAAFSSGCMKKAPTQYQHMVCFKFKATATAADKEKHMAYFASLKDSVPGITGYSAGTTFPVQYEKTADYDCFHIVTFANEADIETYFHHPAHQRFIEANKDSWEGAFVVNGKED; this is encoded by the coding sequence ATGAAAAATGTATGGATCACCGCTGTTATGATCATAGCAGCATTTAGCTCAGGATGTATGAAAAAAGCACCTACACAGTATCAGCACATGGTATGCTTTAAGTTTAAAGCTACCGCCACTGCAGCAGACAAGGAAAAGCACATGGCTTATTTTGCTTCGTTAAAGGATTCTGTACCCGGCATTACCGGTTATAGCGCAGGCACTACCTTTCCGGTACAGTATGAGAAAACGGCCGACTACGACTGTTTCCATATTGTAACCTTTGCCAATGAAGCGGATATAGAAACGTATTTCCATCATCCTGCCCATCAGCGTTTTATTGAAGCCAATAAGGACAGCTGGGAAGGCGCCTTTGTGGTAAACGGAAAGGAAGACTAG